In a genomic window of Zootoca vivipara chromosome 5, rZooViv1.1, whole genome shotgun sequence:
- the NDUFA9 gene encoding NADH dehydrogenase [ubiquinone] 1 alpha subcomplex subunit 9, mitochondrial — translation MAASARCSRLPCRALLTPPRAGYGASAAAFPVLQQDRQVHHSVIPHGRSGRSSVSGIAATVFGATGFLGRYVVNRLGRIGSQVIVPYRCEPYDIMYLRPMGDLGQLLFMEWDPRDKDSTRRALEHSNVVINLVGKEWETSHFKYEDVFVNIPREIAQLSKQAGIETFVHISHLNADVKSPSKYLRNKAIGEKIVREEFPDAIIMKPSEMYGREDRFFNHYANMRWFWGVPMIAMGKKTVKQPIYVVDVAKAIISAIKDPDSKGKTYALTGPNRYLLHDVVEYAYAVLHRSFFPYPMPRPLYHLLARLFEINPFEPWITRDKVDRFHTTDMRFPDLPGLEDLGIVPTPIEQKAIEVLRRHRTFRWLEAELEEAKIVKPVTDM, via the exons ATGGCGGCTTCCGCTCGGTGCTCCCGGCTCCCCTGCAGGGCCCTCCTGACTCCTCCGAGGGCGG GCTATGGTGCTTCTGCAGCTGCATTTCCTGTACTCCAGCAAGACCGTCAGGTTCATCACTCGGTGATTCCTCATGGAAGGAGTGGGCGCTCCTCTGTCAGTGGCATTGCGGCCACTGTCTTTGGGGCTACAGGCTTCCTGGGACGATACGTTGTCAATCGCCTGG GGCGTATTGGCTCCCAAGTCATCGTCCCATATCGCTGTGAGCCTTATGATATCATGTACCTTCGACCCATGGGTGACCTGGGACAGCTCCTGTTCATG GAATGGGATCCGCGTGACAAAGATTCTACCCGAAGAGCTCTTGAGCACAGCAATGTAGTCATCAATCTTGTTGGCAAAGAGTGGGAAACAAG TCACTTTAAGTACGAAGACGTCTTTGTTAATATTCCCAGGGAAATTGCTCAGCTCTCAAAGCAAGCTGGGATAGAAACTTTTGTTCACATTTCTCATCTGAATGCAGACGTGAAAAGTCCTTCAAAATACCTTAGAAATAAA GCCATTGGAGAGAAGATTGTGAGGGAAGAATTTCCAGATGCCATCATCATGAAGCCTTCTGAAATGTACGGGAGAGAGGATAGGTTTTTCAACCATTATGCAA ACATGCGCTGGTTTTGGGGCGTGCCTATGATTGCTATGGGCAAGAAAACTGTGAAGCAGCCTATCTAT GTTGTTGATGTAGCAAAGGCTATAATTAGTGCTATTAAGGACCCCGACTCAAAAGGAAAAACTTATGCATTGACTGG CCCTAACAGATACCTTCTTCACGACGTGGTAGAATATGCTTATGCAGTACTCCACAGAAGTTTCTTTCCATATCCTATGCCCCGTCCTCTGTATCA CTTACTTGCAAGATTGTTTGAGATAAATCCTTTTGAGCCATGGATAACAAGGGACAAAGTGGATCGG ttcCATACCACAGATATGAGGTTCCCTGATCTTCCTGGCTTGGAGGACTTGGGTATTGTCCCAACTCCTATAGAACAGAAAGCAATTGAAGTCTTGCGTCGCCACCGCACATTCCGCTGGCTGGAAGCTGAGCTTGAGGAAGCAAAAATAGTCAAGCCTGTTACCGACATGTAA
- the LOC118096538 gene encoding potassium voltage-gated channel subfamily A member 6-like, with protein MAGPEEPPWGVPGRAEAAPSSPEASGVGGERLVLNVSGLRFETLPRTLAAFPDTLLGDPRRRARFFDPLRNEYFFDRSRSSFDAVLHYYQSGGRLRRPAHVPLDLFVEELRFYQLGEEAIGAFREDEGFIAEDERPLPTKPFQRQLWLLFEYPESSGPARGIAIVSVLVILISIVIFCLETLPEFRLESKGGSYGEEPPRDPLREDDLLSLQFDGGTPLPVRPPSSVRPFFTDPFFLIETLCIIWFSFELLVRFFACPSKSEFSRNIMNIIDIVAIIPYFITLGTELAQEQQKREQPQGSSSSSSNGGQQQAMSLAILRVIRLVRVFRIFKLSRHSKGLQILGKTLQASMRELGLLIFFLFIGVILFSSAVYFAETDDPESLFTSIPDAFWWAVVSMTTVGYGDMYPMTIGGKIVGSLCAIAGVLTIALPVPVIVSNFNYFYHRETDQEEQSRYTHVTCGQQQSPSSEPKKGDSNQTLSKSDFLEAEGLESAKYSNFIPTSNHACKENKLLTDV; from the coding sequence ATGGCGgggccggaggagccgccctggGGAGTCCCCGGCCGCGCGGAGGCGGCGCCCTCCTCCCCCGAGGCGAGCGGCGTCGGGGGCGAGCGGCTGGTGCTCAACGTGTCCGGGCTGCGCTTCGAGACGCTGCCGCGCACGCTAGCCGCCTTCCCGGACACGCTGCTGGGCGACCCCCGGCGCCGCGCGCGCTTCTTCGACCCGCTGCGCAACGAGTACTTCTTCGACCGCAGCCGGAGCAGCTTCGACGCCGTGCTGCACTACTACCAGTCGGGCGGCAGGCTGCGCCGGCCCGCGCACGTGCCCCTGGACCTCTTCGTGGAGGAGCTGCGCTTCTACCAGCTGGGCGAGGAGGCCATCGGCGCCTTCCGCGAGGACGAGGGCTTCATCGCCGAGGATGAGAGGCCGCTGCCCACGAAGCCCTTTCAGCGCCAGCTGTGGCTCCTCTTCGAGTACCCGGAGAGCTCGGGGCCCGCGCGGGGCATCGCCATCGTCTCCGTGCTGGTCATCCTCATCTCCATCGTCATCTTCTGCCTGGAGACCTTGCCCGAGTTCCGCCTGGAGAGCAAGGGCGGCAGCTACGGAGAGGAGCCCCCCAGGGACCCTCTGCGTGAGGACGACTTGCTCTCACTGCAGTTCGATGGAGGGACCCCGTTGCCCGTGCGCCCACCGTCCAGCGTTCGCCCCTTCTTCACGGACCCTTTCTTCCTCATCGAAACGCTCTGCATCATCTGGTTCTCCTTCGAGCTGCTGGTGCGCTTCTTCGCCTGCCCCAGCAAGTCCGAGTTCTCCAGGAACATCATGAACATCATTGACATTGTGGCCATCATCCCTTACTTCATCACGCTGGGGACGGAGCTggctcaggagcagcagaagagggagcagccgcagggcagcagtagcagcagcagcaatggaggcCAACAGCAAGCCATGTCCTTGGCTATCTTGAGAGTCATCCGCCTGGTCAGGGTCTTCCGGATCTTCAAGCTCTCCAGGCACTCCAAGGGGCTGCAGATCTTGGGGAAGACCCTGCAAGCCAGCATGAGGGAACTGGGCCTCCTCATCTTCTTCCTTTTCATCGGAGTGATTCTCTTCTCCAGTGCCGTTTATTTTGCTGAGACCGATGACCCGGAATCTTTGTTCACTAGCATCCCAGATGCTTTCTGGTGGGCAGTAGTGTCAATGACCACGGTGGGCTATGGAGACATGTACCCGATGACAATCGGGGGCAAGATTGTGGGGTCGTTGTGCGCCATTGCCGGCGTGCTGACAATCGCCCTCCCGGTGCCTGTCATTGTCTCCAACTTCAACTACTTCTACCACCGAGAAACTGACCAAGAGGAGCAGTCCCGTTATACTCACGTCACTTGTGGACAGCAGCAGTCTCCTTCTTCGGAGCCCAAGAAAGGCGACAGCAACCAGACACTCAGTAAATCCGACTTTCTGGAGGCAGAAGGTTTAGAATCTGCAAAATACTCCAACTTTATTCCAACCAGCAACCACGCCTGTAAAGAGAACAAGCTGTTGACGGACGTGTGA